The following proteins are co-located in the Paenibacillus sp. FSL H8-0079 genome:
- a CDS encoding sensor histidine kinase: MIGKYIRERASWLWLLVSMQLIILLVAYLDSSIPFQSVMYIVGLNVVVCLVFIWARYLKETRFYKKLNTWDHTYDLGELDIAESPYELIVHEAITSQTERYRKESSHHFIALEQEKDEMLSWIHEVKTPLTALQLMIERLPDEKLQSQMTFEWLRIHQLLDQQLHQKRIPFMYNDLFIEETELEPVLNSEIRALKSWCISKGIGFDVSLMVSRVLTDSKWLGFILRQLLSNAVKYSDSSDILIESWEQDGHIILMIQDHGRGIETQDLPRIFDKGFTSTRGRMDGAATGMGLYLVRQVVQTLHMNIHVESSHGEGTTVTLTFPRKNDMVDLAGV, translated from the coding sequence ATGATCGGAAAGTACATACGAGAAAGGGCTAGTTGGTTATGGCTACTGGTAAGCATGCAACTTATTATTTTATTGGTGGCCTATCTGGACTCGTCCATTCCATTCCAATCTGTCATGTATATCGTAGGACTGAATGTGGTGGTATGTCTTGTTTTTATCTGGGCGAGATACCTGAAAGAAACCCGCTTTTATAAAAAGTTGAACACCTGGGATCATACCTATGATCTTGGGGAGCTTGACATCGCCGAGAGTCCCTATGAACTCATCGTACACGAGGCTATTACCTCCCAGACGGAGCGGTATCGTAAGGAGTCGTCACATCATTTTATCGCTCTGGAACAGGAGAAGGACGAGATGTTGTCCTGGATTCATGAGGTGAAGACCCCACTGACTGCGTTGCAACTGATGATCGAGCGCTTGCCAGATGAAAAGTTACAGAGCCAAATGACATTTGAATGGTTACGAATTCATCAGTTGCTGGATCAGCAGCTTCATCAAAAGCGTATTCCGTTTATGTATAATGATCTGTTCATCGAAGAGACGGAACTTGAACCGGTATTGAATAGCGAGATACGAGCGTTGAAATCGTGGTGCATTTCCAAAGGCATTGGCTTTGATGTGTCTTTAATGGTATCGCGCGTGCTCACAGACAGCAAATGGTTAGGCTTCATCCTCCGGCAGTTGTTGAGCAATGCGGTGAAATATAGCGATTCATCGGACATCCTCATTGAAAGTTGGGAACAGGATGGACACATCATACTCATGATTCAGGATCACGGGCGAGGGATTGAGACTCAAGATCTGCCGCGTATATTTGATAAAGGTTTTACGTCTACCCGAGGCAGAATGGATGGAGCGGCAACCGGGATGGGGCTGTATCTGGTTCGTCAAGTGGTCCAGACGCTTCATATGAACATTCATGTAGAGTCTTCTCATGGCGAGGGCACAACCGTCACACTTACTTTTCCGCGAAAAAACGACATGGTTGATCTTGCAGGCGTGTGA
- a CDS encoding ABC transporter ATP-binding protein, which translates to MWILEAKKIHKVYGNKLNKQEVLKGIDLGVSKGEFVGIMGPSGSGKTTLLNVLSSIDRVSQGTIDIEGKEFTGMKEKQLAEFRKHHLGFIFQEYNLLDTLTVKENVLLPLSITNIPKQEAHRKFEQIAGELGIYELKDKYPSEISGGQKQRTSAARAFVHEPSIIFADEPTGALDSKSASDLLGKLSDMNSARKATIIMVTHDPVAASYCSRVIFIRDGQIYTQLNKGDESRQSFFNDIIKTQGVLGGVQQ; encoded by the coding sequence ATGTGGATACTGGAAGCCAAAAAAATTCATAAAGTCTATGGTAATAAACTGAATAAACAGGAAGTGCTGAAGGGGATTGATCTAGGGGTAAGCAAGGGAGAGTTTGTTGGTATTATGGGCCCTTCGGGTTCGGGTAAAACGACGCTACTTAATGTACTTTCCTCCATTGATCGGGTGAGCCAGGGCACGATTGATATTGAGGGCAAGGAATTCACCGGAATGAAGGAGAAACAGCTGGCTGAGTTCCGCAAACATCATTTGGGCTTTATTTTTCAGGAATATAATCTTCTGGATACCCTTACGGTGAAGGAAAATGTATTATTGCCGCTCTCGATCACGAATATTCCGAAGCAGGAGGCACACCGGAAGTTTGAACAGATTGCCGGTGAACTGGGAATCTACGAATTGAAAGACAAGTATCCATCTGAGATTTCAGGGGGTCAGAAGCAGCGGACTTCGGCAGCACGAGCATTTGTCCATGAGCCAAGTATCATTTTTGCGGATGAGCCGACAGGAGCGCTGGATTCCAAGTCGGCTTCGGATCTGCTCGGCAAGTTAAGTGATATGAACAGCGCACGAAAGGCGACTATTATTATGGTTACCCATGATCCGGTTGCCGCAAGTTATTGCAGCAGAGTGATCTTTATTCGAGACGGTCAGATCTACACCCAGTTGAATAAAGGAGACGAGTCACGGCAATCGTTCTTCAACGATATTATCAAAACCCAGGGCGTGTTGGGTGGTGTGCAGCAATGA
- a CDS encoding ABC transporter permease, protein MSLSYIIFRNLRKNLKNYYLYVFALVFSVALYFSFVTLQYDPSMDEVAASTKGAAAIGTSSVLLIVIVGIFLLYANTIFIKRRSKEIGLFQLIGLTKGRIFGILSAENSILYFGSMAIGVLIGFLASKLVLMILFKILGVDAITKLYFSPMALMQTVIVFTIMYLLIMLMNYTFIKRQSILSLFRVSATSEQQVQKMSFGQMIVGVLGIALIVYGYFMSARLFSGEAMDMQQLMYTMILILFSVILGTYLFYKGSVSFIFNLIRKSKNGYLTIHEVLSLSSIMFRMKSNALLLTIITTVSALAIGMLSLSYISYYSAEAQAKESLPEDFSFAQVEVKNRFVAELEHKQIPYEEKHREPIYIEIDAHEVMDESVTEQYLFSSVLSDKMVDNMDLQPGEVVFMGYGNAIQQLITIQEKGPIVLHGLKRTLDQHLIGTTKQGVLPSYYTGGTPVAVVHETVYQQLRQDLDSELQKPERTDYYGVRILNEGHAEEAYAVYKELQLEAPSFSQIEFKNNQRNNMGLIMFIVGFLGLTFLITSGCILYFKQMNESEEEKGNYTILRKLGFTQSNLLRGIQIKQLFNFGIPLVVGLSHSYFAVKSGWFFFGTELATPTVIVMIVYTLLYSIFGLLSVWYYKRVIKEAL, encoded by the coding sequence ATGAGCTTGAGTTATATTATCTTCCGCAATCTCAGGAAAAATCTGAAGAATTATTATCTCTATGTATTTGCGCTTGTGTTCAGTGTGGCCTTATATTTTTCCTTTGTGACGTTACAGTATGATCCTTCCATGGATGAGGTGGCTGCTTCAACGAAAGGTGCGGCCGCCATAGGCACATCTTCGGTACTTTTAATCGTCATTGTCGGCATCTTTTTGCTCTATGCCAATACGATCTTTATCAAGCGGCGCAGCAAAGAAATTGGGTTATTTCAATTGATTGGACTGACGAAGGGCAGAATTTTTGGCATTTTGAGTGCGGAGAACAGTATCCTTTATTTTGGCTCCATGGCTATTGGTGTGTTAATTGGGTTTCTTGCGTCCAAGCTGGTATTGATGATATTGTTCAAAATTCTCGGTGTAGATGCGATTACGAAACTGTACTTCTCTCCGATGGCACTGATGCAAACGGTGATTGTCTTTACGATAATGTATTTGCTCATCATGCTGATGAACTACACTTTTATCAAGAGACAGAGCATTCTCTCGCTCTTTCGGGTGTCGGCCACTTCGGAGCAGCAGGTGCAAAAGATGTCGTTTGGACAGATGATTGTTGGCGTCTTGGGTATTGCTCTGATTGTGTATGGATACTTCATGTCTGCACGGCTGTTCAGCGGTGAGGCAATGGATATGCAGCAGTTGATGTATACGATGATCCTGATTCTCTTCTCGGTCATACTGGGGACATACCTGTTCTATAAGGGTTCGGTAAGTTTTATTTTTAATCTGATTCGCAAAAGTAAAAACGGATACCTTACCATTCATGAGGTGTTGTCTTTATCTTCAATCATGTTCCGCATGAAGTCCAACGCATTGCTGCTTACAATTATTACAACCGTGTCGGCGCTTGCTATTGGCATGCTGTCACTCAGTTACATTTCGTATTATTCGGCAGAGGCTCAGGCGAAGGAAAGCTTGCCGGAGGATTTTTCATTTGCTCAGGTTGAGGTGAAAAATCGATTCGTAGCGGAGTTGGAACACAAACAGATACCATATGAAGAGAAGCACAGAGAGCCTATTTATATTGAAATTGATGCTCATGAAGTGATGGATGAGTCCGTGACGGAACAATACCTGTTCAGTAGTGTGTTGAGTGACAAGATGGTAGATAACATGGATCTGCAACCAGGTGAAGTGGTTTTCATGGGATATGGAAATGCCATTCAGCAGTTGATTACCATTCAAGAGAAAGGTCCAATCGTCTTGCATGGATTGAAGCGAACGCTGGACCAGCACCTGATCGGAACCACCAAACAGGGAGTACTTCCTTCGTACTATACTGGGGGTACGCCGGTTGCGGTAGTGCATGAAACGGTATATCAGCAGCTGCGACAGGATCTCGATTCCGAGCTTCAGAAACCCGAGCGGACTGACTACTATGGTGTGCGTATTCTGAACGAGGGGCATGCTGAAGAGGCATATGCCGTATATAAGGAGCTGCAGTTGGAAGCACCGAGCTTCTCCCAGATTGAGTTCAAAAATAACCAACGTAACAATATGGGCTTAATTATGTTCATTGTTGGTTTCCTTGGTCTAACATTCTTGATTACATCGGGATGTATCCTGTACTTTAAACAAATGAATGAGAGTGAAGAGGAGAAGGGCAATTATACCATTCTTCGTAAACTTGGATTCACGCAAAGCAATCTGTTGAGAGGAATTCAGATCAAGCAGTTGTTCAACTTCGGTATTCCGCTTGTGGTGGGACTGAGTCATAGTTATTTTGCCGTTAAATCAGGTTGGTTCTTCTTCGGTACGGAGCTGGCGACACCCACGGTCATTGTCATGATAGTCTATACATTGTTATATTCGATTTTTGGTCTGTTGTCTGTGTGGTACTATAAACGGGTAATTAAGGAAGCTTTGTAG
- a CDS encoding SRPBCC domain-containing protein: MNNISTTLLTMKRSFNVPTNQVLDAWLNPKLMKKWLFTSETTNKVVQNEPKVGGTWEIVDHREGKDYRAIGEYLEIDLPNRLVLTFEMPQFSDTVDTITVEVTPHGESSEMTFTQHIIVPHEEGWTRDDIEKAIREYNSGSEQGWHMMFKGLKQLLETGEINYPSQ; the protein is encoded by the coding sequence ATGAACAACATATCGACAACCTTATTAACGATGAAACGTTCTTTTAATGTACCTACGAATCAGGTCTTGGACGCTTGGCTGAATCCTAAACTCATGAAGAAGTGGCTGTTCACGAGCGAAACGACAAATAAAGTTGTACAGAATGAACCCAAAGTCGGCGGTACTTGGGAAATCGTAGACCATCGTGAGGGGAAAGATTACAGAGCTATTGGAGAATACCTGGAGATTGATCTACCGAACCGATTGGTGCTTACATTTGAAATGCCACAATTCAGTGATACTGTAGATACGATTACTGTTGAGGTGACACCTCATGGAGAGAGTTCCGAGATGACATTTACACAACATATTATCGTTCCCCATGAAGAAGGCTGGACTAGGGACGATATTGAAAAAGCAATCCGTGAATACAACAGCGGTTCTGAGCAGGGATGGCATATGATGTTCAAAGGTTTAAAACAACTACTCGAAACGGGTGAAATCAACTACCCATCCCAATAG
- a CDS encoding GNAT family N-acetyltransferase, which translates to MRNLILNIKNEAGEIVAGVLSTLCWNWLELDILWVDSDQRHRGYGSQLLLEVERIAREKSCDFMMLNTFSYQAPEFYKKHGYQLITTIENAPTGHCHYYFKKDLN; encoded by the coding sequence ATGAGGAATTTAATTTTAAATATCAAAAATGAGGCTGGTGAAATTGTCGCAGGAGTGCTCAGTACACTTTGCTGGAACTGGCTGGAACTTGATATTCTTTGGGTGGACTCCGATCAGCGGCATCGGGGATACGGTTCCCAATTGCTGCTTGAGGTGGAGCGCATTGCGCGCGAGAAATCCTGTGATTTTATGATGTTGAATACATTCTCATACCAAGCACCGGAATTCTACAAGAAGCACGGATACCAATTGATCACAACTATCGAGAATGCTCCAACAGGGCATTGCCATTATTATTTTAAGAAGGACCTCAATTAA
- a CDS encoding GNAT family N-acetyltransferase, whose amino-acid sequence MSMVTIKAIELQDLPGLSKLYDELMGMPTNEQQMKKMFHYIQQNGHYHVLGAFYNGKLVGSVMGIECMDLVGPCKPFMVVENVIVSDQVRRQGIGQKLMLQIERIAKDLGCGYMILVSGDQRKEAHIFYEKLGFKDEKVQGYRKHF is encoded by the coding sequence ATGAGTATGGTTACGATCAAAGCTATTGAACTACAGGATCTGCCGGGTTTAAGCAAACTGTATGATGAGTTGATGGGAATGCCTACAAATGAGCAGCAGATGAAAAAGATGTTTCATTACATACAGCAGAATGGTCATTATCATGTGCTTGGGGCATTTTACAATGGCAAACTGGTCGGGTCCGTTATGGGGATAGAGTGTATGGATCTGGTGGGCCCATGTAAACCGTTCATGGTTGTGGAGAATGTGATTGTGTCAGATCAGGTACGCAGACAGGGGATTGGGCAGAAATTAATGCTTCAGATTGAGCGGATTGCGAAAGATCTTGGTTGTGGTTACATGATTCTGGTGTCTGGCGATCAGCGCAAGGAAGCGCATATATTCTATGAGAAACTAGGCTTCAAGGATGAGAAGGTTCAGGGTTACCGGAAGCATTTCTAA
- a CDS encoding RtcB family protein gives MRIVDNIKVWGEPLENAVSQAVTCSQYGDVLGVALMADHHKGYSQPIGGVVAYRNMISPSGVGYDIACGNKAVRTNLMWDDMRDQIKTIMDDINSTISFGVGRNNPTPVDHDLFDDASWKMFDAIEPGLQHKLKTLARNQLGTVGSGNHFVDIFVEEATGKVWIANHFGSRGFGHKVASGFLNLAAGRQFSGKAPGESMDQPPTLFDLNSEMGDMYWDGMTLAGRYAYAGRDYVIEQVLGILGASAEYAVHNHHNFAWKEQHMGEEVVVVRKGATPLAPGQLGFVGGSMGDISVIVEGIHSEENTESFRSTVHGAGRTMSRTQAAGKMNYKLRTRMGGEISEAQMHEAIRAYGVELRGAGTDESPFVYKKLQDVLNAHANTLKINHVLRPVGVAMAGGNEFDPYKD, from the coding sequence ATGCGTATCGTAGATAACATTAAAGTCTGGGGGGAGCCACTGGAGAACGCCGTAAGTCAGGCGGTGACTTGCTCGCAATATGGAGATGTACTGGGTGTGGCTCTGATGGCCGACCATCACAAAGGCTACTCACAGCCCATCGGTGGTGTTGTCGCTTATCGGAATATGATCAGTCCGTCAGGTGTCGGATATGATATTGCCTGTGGCAACAAGGCAGTGCGCACGAATCTGATGTGGGACGATATGCGGGATCAGATTAAAACGATCATGGATGACATCAATTCGACTATATCTTTCGGCGTGGGCCGCAACAATCCAACACCTGTGGATCATGACTTGTTCGACGATGCGAGCTGGAAGATGTTTGATGCCATCGAACCGGGATTACAGCATAAGCTGAAGACACTTGCACGCAACCAACTCGGAACCGTAGGCAGTGGCAATCATTTCGTGGATATTTTTGTAGAAGAGGCGACGGGAAAGGTATGGATTGCGAATCATTTTGGCAGCCGCGGGTTCGGTCACAAAGTGGCGAGTGGATTCCTTAACCTTGCTGCTGGACGTCAGTTCAGTGGCAAGGCTCCTGGCGAATCGATGGATCAACCGCCTACGTTGTTTGACCTGAACAGCGAAATGGGTGATATGTATTGGGATGGAATGACTTTGGCGGGCAGATACGCCTATGCAGGACGTGATTATGTCATTGAACAGGTGCTCGGAATTCTCGGGGCAAGTGCCGAATATGCCGTACATAACCATCATAATTTTGCCTGGAAAGAACAACACATGGGTGAAGAGGTAGTTGTGGTGCGCAAAGGCGCAACGCCGCTGGCACCTGGGCAACTCGGTTTTGTTGGAGGAAGTATGGGCGATATCTCGGTAATTGTGGAGGGTATCCATAGCGAGGAGAATACCGAATCATTCCGCAGCACTGTGCACGGAGCAGGGCGTACGATGAGCCGAACCCAGGCGGCTGGCAAAATGAATTACAAGCTGCGCACACGCATGGGCGGTGAGATTAGCGAAGCACAGATGCATGAGGCGATTCGCGCCTATGGCGTGGAACTGCGGGGAGCGGGCACGGACGAAAGTCCGTTTGTGTACAAGAAGCTGCAAGACGTACTGAACGCACATGCGAATACGCTGAAAATAAACCATGTACTGCGCCCGGTAGGCGTTGCCATGGCCGGAGGCAATGAATTCGATCCGTATAAGGATTAG
- a CDS encoding DUF4272 domain-containing protein — MRNCAIYSSQFDLDQLFEVVQSIYPEDAIERQEDKTHIQVTQKKWFSKKSKGFNIMTSQTHPEEFTTMIQGMLGFLSQIEGRNATLQEKVLIKCSTLNMVVGIETEEDISEEFYGELLRLADELDAVIFWGGGSLLNAQGQLLLDVNGESEVEDYTVTAHTSFLDGDSPQSESGIQRKARSEQLLTEQGIPYNANLPARAGDEHATIQSKEEVARRAVALCLAALKGECLGAGESADDTAALVQEVINKYEADSFFSPVEKRFINQHGAEQQEIISFSWGYEAYHVMLWALGYVKELGAPTELCNVGKDVGYLQQKDSFTDFLSDASLRSKSEILDEADLIYRYNWVCVDSRVNDRTPPAGLNGGVAYERHRALNWLICYLDLAWDDVRTDT; from the coding sequence ATGAGAAATTGTGCGATATATAGCTCTCAGTTTGACCTGGATCAGCTGTTTGAAGTGGTTCAATCCATTTATCCAGAGGATGCCATTGAGCGGCAGGAGGACAAGACCCACATTCAAGTGACTCAGAAGAAATGGTTCAGTAAGAAATCAAAGGGCTTTAATATCATGACCAGCCAGACACATCCTGAGGAATTTACGACCATGATTCAGGGGATGCTTGGATTTTTGAGTCAAATTGAAGGGCGCAATGCTACGCTCCAGGAAAAGGTACTGATCAAATGTTCTACACTGAACATGGTGGTTGGTATTGAGACGGAAGAGGATATCTCGGAAGAATTCTATGGCGAGTTATTGCGGTTGGCTGATGAGCTGGATGCCGTCATTTTCTGGGGAGGTGGATCTCTGCTCAATGCACAAGGTCAGCTGTTGCTGGATGTGAATGGAGAATCCGAAGTGGAAGATTACACGGTGACAGCGCACACCAGTTTCCTTGACGGTGACAGCCCCCAGTCGGAGTCTGGCATTCAACGTAAAGCACGTTCAGAGCAACTGTTGACTGAACAAGGCATTCCGTATAATGCGAATTTGCCCGCAAGGGCCGGAGATGAGCACGCCACGATTCAGAGTAAAGAGGAAGTCGCGCGCCGTGCGGTTGCCCTATGTCTTGCCGCGCTTAAAGGTGAGTGTCTGGGAGCCGGCGAAAGTGCGGATGATACCGCAGCACTGGTTCAGGAAGTGATCAACAAGTATGAGGCTGACTCCTTTTTCTCACCCGTAGAGAAGAGGTTTATCAACCAGCACGGAGCAGAGCAGCAGGAGATTATCTCCTTCTCTTGGGGATATGAAGCGTACCACGTAATGTTATGGGCGCTTGGTTATGTGAAGGAACTTGGTGCACCAACGGAGTTGTGTAACGTAGGGAAGGATGTCGGTTATTTGCAACAGAAGGATAGTTTTACCGACTTTCTCTCCGATGCATCTCTGCGTAGCAAAAGCGAGATTCTGGATGAAGCAGATCTGATATACCGCTACAACTGGGTATGCGTGGATAGTCGGGTGAATGACAGAACACCTCCAGCTGGCCTGAATGGTGGAGTGGCTTATGAACGTCACCGTGCATTGAACTGGCTGATCTGTTATCTGGATCTGGCGTGGGATGATGTGCGCACAGATACGTAG
- a CDS encoding LacI family DNA-binding transcriptional regulator, with amino-acid sequence MMKTKVTIQEIAHFTGLSKFAVSRALSGKSGVSDQTRDVILKAAGKLGYFKDNSMLSGELYNSNESQDPKNTRSSGTILILFPNVRYQNQESVYWGPVFNGISSKLNQKGINILTLTEPSADQLFTLLNPDAIRGIITVGSISTPILLEIKRLGIPVVMVDHLDPVFHSDSIFTDNFASMREIMLYLLRKGFKTFQFVGNISDAHSFYERWIAYTSVLIGHGMEINQIPELSNQALDEFRQTFTSVIHKDNLPEVFVCANDFYGLYTIEALESMGIRVPDQCVVTGFDNLYDNIPLLATVNVNKELLGARAVDQMLWRIANPESSVEKKLILADVIIREQFGRHSG; translated from the coding sequence ATGATGAAGACGAAGGTAACAATTCAGGAAATTGCACATTTTACGGGTTTGTCGAAATTCGCGGTATCACGGGCTTTGTCTGGAAAATCGGGCGTTAGCGATCAGACGAGGGATGTCATTCTTAAGGCCGCCGGCAAACTTGGATATTTCAAAGATAACAGCATGTTGTCTGGTGAACTGTATAACAGCAATGAATCTCAGGACCCGAAGAACACCCGTTCAAGCGGTACGATCTTGATTTTATTTCCCAATGTTCGGTATCAAAATCAAGAGTCCGTATACTGGGGACCTGTATTTAACGGGATCTCGTCCAAGCTGAATCAGAAAGGCATTAATATTCTGACGCTAACCGAACCATCAGCAGATCAGTTGTTCACACTATTGAATCCGGATGCTATTCGAGGAATTATTACCGTTGGCTCTATCTCGACGCCGATTTTGCTCGAAATCAAACGTCTGGGCATTCCGGTTGTGATGGTGGATCATCTGGACCCTGTTTTCCACAGTGACAGCATATTCACCGATAACTTTGCATCCATGCGCGAGATCATGCTCTATTTGCTCCGCAAAGGCTTCAAGACCTTCCAGTTCGTAGGCAATATCAGTGATGCTCATAGTTTCTATGAACGCTGGATTGCTTATACTTCTGTGCTCATCGGTCACGGGATGGAAATAAACCAGATTCCCGAGCTGAGTAATCAGGCCTTGGATGAGTTCCGCCAGACGTTCACTTCGGTGATCCATAAGGATAACCTGCCTGAAGTTTTTGTATGTGCGAATGATTTCTATGGGCTATACACCATAGAAGCCCTTGAGAGTATGGGGATTCGTGTACCCGATCAGTGTGTTGTCACCGGGTTTGATAATCTATACGACAACATTCCATTACTGGCCACAGTCAATGTCAACAAGGAGTTGCTCGGTGCGCGTGCAGTGGATCAGATGTTATGGCGCATTGCGAACCCAGAGAGCAGCGTAGAGAAAAAGCTGATTCTTGCTGATGTCATTATTCGTGAACAGTTCGGCAGGCATAGTGGATAA
- a CDS encoding extracellular solute-binding protein — MRRWNVLPLMLLAVMLFVSACSGGGTAPTGTDAEGTTNSGNSTEVAETEKEGAAEEAVVDVPDLGGRVIKLAAWWDLKPAGETASDKARLDKIAEVEKKYNVKLEFINVPFEEYMNKFTTSALAGEPFADIVQMEYKSALPAILKGQLLPISEFTTPENNINQEANLIAKFPAIGGNEYAFESPTSIGLGLHYNRDLFKKLSLPDPQELYNQGEWDWDKFMELAKQATKDTNNDGKIDVYGFSGWALDVVRHFTAANGGTIVDDANSKEGLSDPKTIEAAEFVKRLYNVENVVKVKTGDKTNWEESNTFKDGDVALFTAAEWQLGDLTFAVGVVPIPNGPQGSKEVTYANNAAAAKFIPKGVEDPKIVYQIYEETFDIPQIEEYPGQDYLESRYTDEKDIAIIREHIAGTGRILLDDAYTGYPFGDYVNDIIKNNASVTATAEKYKAQAQAAIDKLGKQ, encoded by the coding sequence ATGAGAAGATGGAATGTTCTACCTCTGATGTTATTGGCTGTGATGCTTTTTGTATCCGCTTGCAGTGGTGGGGGGACAGCGCCGACGGGGACCGATGCAGAGGGAACAACGAACTCAGGCAACAGCACCGAAGTCGCTGAGACAGAGAAAGAAGGCGCAGCGGAAGAAGCTGTGGTTGATGTTCCAGATCTGGGTGGACGTGTCATCAAGCTTGCGGCCTGGTGGGATCTGAAACCTGCAGGAGAGACGGCCTCCGATAAGGCCAGACTCGATAAAATTGCAGAGGTCGAGAAGAAATACAACGTGAAACTGGAGTTCATCAACGTACCTTTCGAAGAGTACATGAACAAATTCACTACGTCTGCACTGGCTGGCGAACCATTTGCCGACATCGTTCAGATGGAATACAAATCCGCACTACCTGCTATCCTCAAAGGGCAACTGTTGCCCATCTCCGAATTCACTACACCTGAGAACAACATCAACCAAGAGGCGAACCTGATTGCTAAATTTCCTGCCATTGGGGGCAACGAATACGCCTTCGAATCTCCGACCAGCATCGGTCTGGGACTTCACTATAACCGTGACTTGTTCAAAAAACTATCATTGCCTGATCCGCAAGAACTGTATAACCAAGGCGAATGGGACTGGGATAAATTCATGGAACTCGCCAAACAGGCAACCAAAGATACCAATAATGATGGCAAAATTGACGTATACGGATTTTCTGGCTGGGCCCTTGATGTCGTTCGTCATTTTACCGCAGCCAATGGTGGCACCATCGTAGATGATGCAAATAGCAAAGAAGGATTATCCGATCCGAAAACGATTGAAGCTGCCGAATTCGTCAAACGCCTGTATAACGTGGAAAATGTCGTGAAGGTCAAAACCGGCGACAAAACCAACTGGGAGGAAAGCAATACATTTAAAGATGGAGACGTAGCCCTGTTCACCGCTGCCGAATGGCAGTTAGGCGATCTCACCTTTGCAGTCGGTGTTGTACCGATTCCAAACGGGCCACAGGGTAGTAAAGAGGTAACCTACGCCAATAACGCGGCAGCGGCAAAGTTCATACCAAAAGGTGTGGAGGATCCGAAGATCGTCTACCAAATCTATGAAGAGACCTTTGACATCCCGCAGATTGAAGAGTATCCAGGTCAAGATTATCTGGAGAGTCGTTATACCGACGAGAAGGATATTGCGATCATTCGCGAGCACATCGCTGGAACCGGCCGCATCTTGCTGGATGATGCCTACACAGGATACCCTTTCGGGGATTATGTGAACGATATCATCAAAAACAATGCTTCCGTGACAGCAACAGCCGAGAAATACAAGGCACAGGCACAAGCTGCAATTGATAAACTCGGCAAACAATAA